A genomic stretch from Calditrichota bacterium includes:
- a CDS encoding TIGR04076 family protein encodes MKNLIVEVAEIKERCGAQLKIGDKFEVSGYGKISIPDGKPTCIFALQSLIPFLISKQREDQLPDEDWIKETDLLCCPDPKGIVFK; translated from the coding sequence TGAAAAATCTCATCGTTGAAGTGGCAGAAATCAAAGAACGCTGCGGTGCGCAATTGAAAATCGGGGATAAATTTGAAGTCTCGGGTTACGGAAAAATCTCCATTCCCGACGGCAAACCCACCTGCATTTTTGCTCTGCAGAGTCTGATTCCCTTTCTCATCAGTAAACAACGCGAAGACCAACTGCCGGATGAAGACTGGATCAAAGAAACAGACTTGCTCTGCTGCCCGGATCCTAAAGGAATAGTGTTCAAAA